From Deltaproteobacteria bacterium, one genomic window encodes:
- a CDS encoding zinc ribbon domain-containing protein has translation MPIYEYVCAKCGHEWDAIEKVSARPQTTCPECGKRSASRKVSAAAFHLKGSGWYVTDYKKSGGEAKAEGSDGSKDESGSKTDTKAESKADGKADTKADTKAESKTGKTEATPSRSSISVPGAKPAGASKGKPAKSGRKKGRAA, from the coding sequence ATGCCGATCTATGAATATGTTTGCGCCAAGTGCGGCCATGAGTGGGACGCGATCGAAAAAGTGTCGGCAAGGCCCCAGACCACGTGCCCCGAGTGCGGCAAGCGGTCGGCCAGCCGCAAGGTATCGGCTGCGGCCTTTCACCTGAAGGGGTCCGGCTGGTACGTGACCGACTACAAGAAGTCCGGCGGCGAGGCCAAGGCCGAAGGTTCCGACGGCAGCAAGGACGAGTCCGGGTCAAAAACAGACACAAAGGCCGAATCGAAGGCGGACGGCAAGGCCGATACCAAGGCAGACACGAAGGCCGAATCGAAGACCGGAAAGACGGAGGCAACGCCTTCCCGGTCATCCATCTCCGTCCCGGGCGCGAAACCGGCCGGGGCGTCGAAGGGGAAACCGGCGAAGTCCGGCCGGAAGAAGGGCCGGGCGGCCTGA